ATGGGTCGCCCGGGATTCGAACCCGGAACTAATCGGTTAAAAGCCGAGTACTCTACCGTTGAGTTAGCGACCCTTTTTTTGCATTTCGCAACTTTGCTATATTAGCACAGATGTCTGTAGATTTGTAAAGGGGTTTAGAAAAAATCTGCTCTGAACCTGACAGATGTCGAGAAACTAGCTTCTGGTTCTAACACAGTGAGGTTTTCACCAGTGTTTAGAGAGTTACGGGGAGCGCTCCACGGTTCTAAACAGTAAAAGTCTTTGCCTTTCAATGTCCAAAACACCAGCTTGGAATAGATATCGTCGTAATCCAAGGTTAATCTTAGCTTACGAGTATTATCTGTCACTCTGGTAGATTGACTGGTGAGTTGCCCGAAAGCAAAATCAATTTCATCGCGGTTCAAGTCAAAAGTTCCGTTAAAAGGATGAATTTCCTTAGTTATTTGGTCTTGGTACTGTTGGGAAGGAATTTCAAATTCTAATCCCGTTTTATCAACTGTCAGAAAGTAAGGATGGAAACCAGTAGAAAATGGCATTGGTGTGGATGAAAGATTTTTATACTGCTGCCGAATTTCTAAGGTATTGCCTTGGAGTTTGTAGGTAAAAGCCAGTTGAAAATTAAAAGGATAAACTGCTCGTGTTTGCTCACTGCTATTGAGGACAAGAGTGAGGCTAACCCGTTCTTCGGTTACTTGGTTAGTTACCACCCAGGGCAAGTCACGGGCAAAACCGTGTTGCTTGAGGGTATATTGTTTGCCGTTATGAGTGTAAGTATTTTCTGGTAAATTTCCGCAGATGGGAAACAAAATTGGAATCCCACCCCTAACGCTCAAGTCAGGATTAGCAAAGCGTTCAGCATCCAAGTAGAGAATATCTTGCCCCTGGACGCGCCAACGGGTAATGATGCCGCCACGTTCTGGGACAACTTCCAGTTGGGAGTTAGCAGTTTCGTCAGAAAGAATGTAAGTTTTGTACTGTTGCTGTTGAAGTGCAATGGTAAACACAAATTTAGTCCTGAGTCTAGGGATAGTTAGGAGTTAGGAGTTGTGAGTTAAGAGTTAAAAATTCCTAACTCTTAATTCCTAACTCCTAACTCTGTTATTCGTCTTCTGCAAACACGAAGCGATATAACTCGCTGGGGTCTGGTTCAGGGCTGCTTTCTGCGAACTTGACCGCTTCGTCAATCACATCCTGAATTTTACGCTCAATGCCTTTGAGTTCTGCCTCATCCGCTAAGTTTTGCTCAATTAGATAAGCTGCCAACTTCTTAATGGGGTCACGGGCAAACCAGAATTCTTTTTCAGCTTTGCTACGCATTTCATCTGGGTCTGCCAGGGAATGACCCCGGAAGCGGTAGGTAAGTGCTTCGATTAATGTTGGGCCTTCACCTGCACGAGCGCGGGCTACAGCTTCTTGTGCTACAGCTCGCACTGCCAGCACGTCCATTCCATCTACTTCCACGCCCACCATGTTGAATACACTGGCTTTTTTGTAAATCTCTGGTTGGGACGTAGCGCGATCGTGAGCCATACCAATTGCCCACTTATTGTTTTCTACCACAAAAAGAATTGGCAGCTTCCATAACGCTGCCATATTCAGTGTCTCGAAAAATTGTCCGTTATTAGCAGCACCATCACCAAAAAAGCAAGCTGTCACTTGGTCAGCGCTTTGATCTTTTAGCACTTCCCGGCGATATTTGCTTTGAAAAGCTGCTCCAGCTGCTACAGGAATTCCCTCAGCAACAAAAGCATAGCCACCTAACAAGCGATGTTTGGCAGAAAACATATGCATGGAACCACCACGCCCTCTACTGCAACCTGTGGCTTTACCAAACAACTCTGCCATTACTTCTTTTGCTGGTACGCCCGCACTCAAAGCATGAACGTGGTCGCGGTAGGTGCTACTCACGAAATCTTCACCGGGTCGCATTGCCTGGATGACACCAGTAGAAACGGCTTCTTGACCATTGTACAGATGGACAAAACCAAACATTTTGCCTCTGTAGTACATTTCAGCGCATTTATCTTCAAAAAAGCGCCCTAACACCATGTCTTCATACAACCGCAACCCTTCTTCCTTGGTAATTTGGGCAGTGGCAGTATTAAATGTTGGTAATGTGCGTTCTTGAACCATTATTTTTGAGTATCCCTGCTGTACAACTTAAAAGTTACGGTCTTAAATAAGTTGGTCTTATCACACTTGGTCTTTTCAGTAGCTGGCTTTTGCAATAGTCAACACCAAGTTTATTTATGCACCAAAAAGCATCGTAGGGAATATTTCACTAGTTCTGAGTTCGAAGTGTAAAGTCCTGAGTGTTGTCCTTTTCATTCAGAACTCGGCACTGTTTAGTACTCCCCTCTATAAGCTAACAATCAGGATAAATTGCTTTCTGCATATCCATTAACAATTTTCAGAGAATAGACGCAAAAATATAGTATACCTGGCTAGATAATTGTAATTAAAATCTAACCATGATATGATTTTCTTCTCCCGTCTTGTTAACCAGGGTCAAAACTCGGCAGTGGTATTTTACTTACCGCGCACCGCAGTGCTGAAAAGAGAATCGATAACGTAGATTTCCATTAAGTGCAACATCTATGCCGTTAACAAAACGGTAACGGTACTTGGTGGTATCTAGGGCTAAAAGTAGTTGTGTTAAACCAGTAATACTAAGAATTAAGACAAAAAGCTGACGCTCTGTAGGCGAAAGCAAAAAATTAATAATAAAATGTGACTCAAAATTTCGGGAAGGTGCAAAACAAGTTGTTGCAATATACACTTGTAATGTAAATTCTACACGGCATTATTATGGCACGGTTTTACATGCCTGGAAAGCTCTAGGTAAATTATGCTGATCACGGTGCAGGGGAAGTAGGCTGTGCGAATCCCACTAGATTACTACCGAATTTTAGGACTCCCGTTAGTGGCAAGTGATGAACAATTGCGACAGGCATATAGCGATCGCATTGTACAATTGCCGCGACGTGAGTATTCTCAAACAGCAATTTCTTCTCGTAAACAACTCATAGAAGAAGCTTACGTGGTTTTATCAGATCCCAAAGAACGCAGTAGCTACGATCAGCTTTATCTTTCCCACGCCTATGATCCTGATAGCGCCGCCGCTACCAAAATTGCAGTAGAAAATCGTCCAGAAATCCATAAAAGGGGTCTTGAGGCGCAAAGTCTCAGCATCGAAATTTCTCAAGACGAGTTGGTTGGTGCTTTATTGCTTCTACAAGAACTAGGAGAATACGAACTCGTCTTAAAACTGGGTCGCCCTTACCTAGTAAATAAAAACGGTGCAACAAGTCTCAGTAAAAGCAATAATCTTGTCAGCGAAGAAACCCACGAAAGTGCTGAACGTCCAGATGTTGTTCTGACTGTTGCCCTTGCTTGCTTAGAACTAGGTCGCGAGCAATGGCAGCAAGGTCACCACGAAAATGCTGCCATTTCCCTAGAAACTGGTGAGGAATTATTAATACGCGAAGGGTTATTCCCTACTGTACAGGCTGAAATTCAGGCAGACCTTTACAAATTACGACCATATCGAATTCTGGAGTTGCTAGCACTACCTCAAGAAAAAACTGCCGAACGCCGCCAAGGTCTGAAATTATTACAAAATATCTTAGATGATCGTGGTGGAATTGATGGCAATGGCAATGATGAATCTGGTTTAAGCGTAGATGATTTTCTGCGGTTTATTCAACAGTTACGTAACTATCTGACAGTCGCAGAACAGCATAAGTTATTTGAAGCAGAAAGCAAACGTCCCTCTGCTGTCGCCACCTACTTGGCTGTCTATGCCTTGATAGCAAGGGGATTTGCCCAACGTCAACCTGCTTTAATTCGTCAAGCAAGGCAAATGTTAATGCGTTTGGGCAAGCGCCAAGACGTGCATCTAGAACAATCGCTATGTGCGCTACTTTTAGGGCAGACTGAAGAAGCTACCCGTGTTTTAGAACTCAGTCAAGAGTACGAAGCTTTAGCTTTTATTCGAGAAAAATCACGAGAGTCTCCAGACTTGCTACCGGGGCTATGTCTGTATGGAGAACAGTGGTTGCAACACGAAGTATTTCCGCATTTTCGCGATTTGGCAAACCAGCAAGCTTCCTTAAAAGATTACTTTGCCAATCAACAAGTGCAAGCATATCTAGAAGCCCTGCCAACTGATGCAGAAACAACTAATGAATGGGCTGTAATTAACCGCCAGCCTTTTGGGTTTGGGCAGCCGCAGATAAATAAGCCAAGTTCCCGCAGCAATTCCACTGGGGTTCCAGGGCAATTCCATCAGGGTGGAATACCTGATAGAGAGTTGCGAGAAACGCCGATAAGAGAAAACTTGG
This region of Nostoc sp. UHCC 0302 genomic DNA includes:
- a CDS encoding aldose epimerase yields the protein MFTIALQQQQYKTYILSDETANSQLEVVPERGGIITRWRVQGQDILYLDAERFANPDLSVRGGIPILFPICGNLPENTYTHNGKQYTLKQHGFARDLPWVVTNQVTEERVSLTLVLNSSEQTRAVYPFNFQLAFTYKLQGNTLEIRQQYKNLSSTPMPFSTGFHPYFLTVDKTGLEFEIPSQQYQDQITKEIHPFNGTFDLNRDEIDFAFGQLTSQSTRVTDNTRKLRLTLDYDDIYSKLVFWTLKGKDFYCLEPWSAPRNSLNTGENLTVLEPEASFSTSVRFRADFF
- the pdhA gene encoding pyruvate dehydrogenase (acetyl-transferring) E1 component subunit alpha — protein: MVQERTLPTFNTATAQITKEEGLRLYEDMVLGRFFEDKCAEMYYRGKMFGFVHLYNGQEAVSTGVIQAMRPGEDFVSSTYRDHVHALSAGVPAKEVMAELFGKATGCSRGRGGSMHMFSAKHRLLGGYAFVAEGIPVAAGAAFQSKYRREVLKDQSADQVTACFFGDGAANNGQFFETLNMAALWKLPILFVVENNKWAIGMAHDRATSQPEIYKKASVFNMVGVEVDGMDVLAVRAVAQEAVARARAGEGPTLIEALTYRFRGHSLADPDEMRSKAEKEFWFARDPIKKLAAYLIEQNLADEAELKGIERKIQDVIDEAVKFAESSPEPDPSELYRFVFAEDE
- a CDS encoding IMS domain-containing protein; the protein is MRIPLDYYRILGLPLVASDEQLRQAYSDRIVQLPRREYSQTAISSRKQLIEEAYVVLSDPKERSSYDQLYLSHAYDPDSAAATKIAVENRPEIHKRGLEAQSLSIEISQDELVGALLLLQELGEYELVLKLGRPYLVNKNGATSLSKSNNLVSEETHESAERPDVVLTVALACLELGREQWQQGHHENAAISLETGEELLIREGLFPTVQAEIQADLYKLRPYRILELLALPQEKTAERRQGLKLLQNILDDRGGIDGNGNDESGLSVDDFLRFIQQLRNYLTVAEQHKLFEAESKRPSAVATYLAVYALIARGFAQRQPALIRQARQMLMRLGKRQDVHLEQSLCALLLGQTEEATRVLELSQEYEALAFIREKSRESPDLLPGLCLYGEQWLQHEVFPHFRDLANQQASLKDYFANQQVQAYLEALPTDAETTNEWAVINRQPFGFGQPQINKPSSRSNSTGVPGQFHQGGIPDRELRETPIRENLEYLNFSPPTSNTSKSAKFEVPSVHFPTAERMGRGANQNMNGAAKTAAPNRNQRRRKRKPSTQATSRERIPDNHRRSPRRRRTFANTLEGKTRLVWRVFISLVAILVFWVLVTATFGWLKNLFFPKPATNGSQLFIQLNQPPIQIPDQTSKLQSLEGPLTEAKAEEVIQLWLSTKAAAFGPTHEIDSLKQILTGSALSQWRLVTQQDVVDNRYRKYNHSLKVDSVNSTEFNLNRATVEATVKEVTQFYENGQFRNSSNENLRVRYDLIRQDSEWRIQGMSVINKISMNF